CGAAGTTTAATTTCTATGAAGTTGCTGGTGATGAGGTAAAGGAGGAgaatataatattttctctttattAAATGTATCGGTTTATATCTGAAAGAATGTTTCCTAATATGTGTTCCTTATATCCATTTAGGAGAATGATCAAAAGAACGAGTCTGCTCAAGATGCCGAAGCAAAGAAGAAAGCAGACTCTGACTCAGACGAAGAAGAACAGGATAACCCACAAAAGGATAAAGGCATGTCTAACAAGAAGAAGAAGGTTTGTCATTAAGTTTCCTTTCTCAATCATCGATAACATGGATttggttattgttgttattatattgtttattttatatttttgggttttttgtaTGTCAGCTTCAGCGGAGAATGAAGATTGCAGACCTCACACAGATTTGCATGAGGCCTGATGTTGTTGAGGTATTGAAATTGTCTTTTTGGGAATTTAATATTATTGTGTTTCAGTTACCATCCTTTTCAATTTGTGATTTGTGATAAGAGTTGCTTTTCAGAAGTCGCAAGCTTTGTGTTTGTGTAACATGGCATTTTATGCTGTGTTCTGCTTTGAACTTAATACTCTTGTGCCCTCTTAAAGAGGGCTGAACTAGGAGAAGAACACATGCTTCAAATATAATACTTCTTTTAATCTGATCGTATGAGTAGTGATTTCATTTGTATGAGTAGCTATTTATTCATTTGTTGGTATTTCCAGGTATGGGATGCAACTTCTGCTGACCCTAAGTTGCTGGTGTACCTGAAGTCTTACCGAAACACTGTTCCTGTGCCAAGGCATTGGTGCCAGAAAAGGAAATATTTGCAGGTCAGTGTCCCTTGATAAACGAAATAGATAAATGGGGCAAACCAATGCATACATGACTATTGGCTTGATGAAAATAAGGGGTATAAAGAAGTGTTGGGGTTAGATCACATCGATTAGGTTTCTCTTATATGTATATATCTGGTTATTTGCAGGGATGCTGCTGTGACAACCATGGAGCATGGAATTGTATGTGTTTGAAAGATCGGTCCTTTGGTGGCCCTTCCTTTGAATAAATATTTGCTAGCTGGGTGGTGTAGATTTTACATGATGCTTTTGGGGTTCCTTCTTTTTATTCATTTAGTGTGGTATGCCTTTAGCGTACTATTCTTGGAATTCTTTCCACATCAAGCTGCCAATAAATTTACTCTGAATTTTCAGATGCTTATCTATGGTGCTTAATGCTGGGTCTAGATGCATCTAATTGTGATTCATAATTGCGGGGGTAACTCAGCATTATGCTAGTGATTTAGCTATTGTTGTATCTCATCGTGTTTGGGACTTGTTTTGCAGGGTAAACGTGGTATTGAGAAACAACCTTTTCAGTTACCTGATTTTATTTCTGCAACAGGAATTGATAAAATCAGACAGGTAGCTTGTTGTTTTTTCTGTTCATCATGTAGTTTCCTTCCCTTTGCTCTCATTCTTATTTTTGGTATATACTACGAAACACTACCATACCAAAAGCGCTGTTGAATGAGCTGTCTGATGCCTTTTTAATGCAGGCCTACATTGAAAAGGAGGATGGTAAGAAGCTAAAGCAAAAGCAACGTGAGCGAATGCAGCCAAAGCTGGGTAAAATGGACATTGACTATCAGGTATTTCTTCTTTCtgattttcttattttttttttcggaTACCATTATTCTCATTTTTCTTCCCCAAATGTTAATGTGCTTTTATCGTTGTAATGCTGCTGTGCTCTTTTAATGAGATAATGTTCTGTGCTTCTATTAGGTTCTCCATGATGCAGTTTTTAAGTACCAGACTAAGCCAAAGCTAACAAGTCATGGGGAGCTGTATCATGAAGGGAAGGAATTTGAGGTACTATCCTTTATCTTTACATTCTAATAACTGGGTCCTTTTTTTTCTCGCTCAGATTTTGTTGGAGTCATATCATTAGATCCAAGGTTTCAAAAACGGTCATCTTGATGCTATGATCATCTGAAAGAGACTGGCTTGTATTATATACCAGTTTATGGATGTATGAGGTTTGGCCACATTATTCTCATTGGAGTACGTGAAAGTGACATTGAATTGTTTTTTGGATGAAATGTCTGTCAAGTGAACTAATTACAATCCCTTGTGTTTTAACATTCAGCTTGTTTCACTGAAATTTTTGGCTCTGTAACATATTGATGATGTTTAGTGGCATGGGAACTTGTAATGAATTTCTTAGGAAATTTGAGTATAATGTTGCACTTTATCATGGAGAAACTGTGAGCGCGAGAGGAAACATAAAATGGTTTCCTTGTAAGCTCCTTAACCGAGGGACTAGCATCCAGATGTTTGGTATACATACAGTTACACTTGTTTTGGAAATCACATGTGACTGGATTCCATGTGTCAATCTCTTAGTGGTTTCATCTTGCTGTACATGTAGGAGACTTACAACAGCGGCAAATATTTTAACTTTCACTGTCCTAGTTTACTCAAAGGTGTGCTAGGTATCCCGCAATTAACATATATTCTGTTGTCCACAGGTAAAGCTGAGGGAGATGAAACCAGGCACTCTATCTCATGAGTTAAAAGAGTCTCTTGGGATGCCAGAGGGCGCTCCTCCTCCATGGCTCATTAACATGCAGGTTACTTTTCTATGACCTTAAGCTTGATACTTACTTTTTTTTCCCCATCTGATATTGGATAGTATCTTTCAGAGATATGGCCCCCCTCCATCATACCCACATTTGAAAATCCCTGGACTAAATGCTCCCATTCCTCCTGGAGCAAGCTTTGGTTATCATCCTGGTGGCTGGGGCAAGTTGATGAAGTGAGTTCTTCTTCTTGTAGTTCAATGAAAGTTTAACACTACTTGACTGCTTATCTTCTGCTTGACATGGTTTCATCTTAGTATTTGGGTTCATTTTAATATTGTCCTTCTTTTCTTATATAAATAGCACGGTCGACCCTTGTATGGAGATGTTTTTGGCGTCCAACAGCAAGAACAACCTAATTATGAGGTATTTTCTCCTACTTCTTTCATCAATTTTACATCCATCATGGTCGTGACTCTTGATTGAGTTGGCTTATGGGGTACACCATGAGGTATCCCTCCCACTATGCCCATCTGGGTTGGCCAAAATGATTTTTAAGCAGGGGCTGTTTCCTGGAGTTCTTCCTTGTTGTGGATATGACTTTGATTGAAAGGTTAGCTGGTCTAGTGAAAGGAATATCGGGCGtatattttattttcattattgAATGGGATTATGTATGCAATTTTGATCATGTATTATACCATCTTACTTTTGTACTTTTGTCGTTTCATTAATGCAGGAGGAACCAGTTGACAAGACCAAACATTGGGGTGATTTGGAGGAAGAGGAACAAGAGATGGAGGAAGAGGAATTGGAAGATGGCATTCGATCTGTTGACAGCCTTTCCAGGTATGGTATAATTTTGTTGGCGGTGCATGTTTTCCAACATACAAGTCACAACTGCGAAATACATAAGCATAAGTTCATGATCATTACTATTAATTTTACCATCCACTATTTAATATCTTGCTTAATTAATCTCTTTGAAAAAAAATGTTCAGCACTCCTACTGGAGTTGAGACGCCTGACGTTATTGATCTTCGGAAACAGCACAGAAAGGAGCCCGATAGGACCTCTTTACCATGTGGAGTGCTAAACTTTTGTGACATTCTTTTCGAAATGCCTACACCTATGTTAGTGGCATGTTTCACATCTTCTTTTTTGTTCTCTATTTACATCATTAGGTACGTGAAGAGAAAGAAGAGAGGATTGCTCCAGGGACTTTACTTGGGACAACACATACGTATGCAATCTACCTTTTGACTTCCCCCCTCAAATTCctctttcctttttttttttatgatgattttttttatttcttttccaCCTTGCAGGTATGTGGTTGGCAGTGGCACCCAAGACAAAGCAGGAGCCAAGAGGGTAAGTAATTAATGCTTTTGTTTCTATGCAATTAATCGCAATTGCATTGAAATTCACAAATTAGAGAGTAGCACTAGCTAATGTTGGCTTCTTAGGGTTTACTTGTTCTGGAAGATTCATTTTTACCTGGTTTATATTTGGTCTCAGTTGATTTTCGTCTATGTGTTTGATCGGTGGATGTTTGTGTGTTTTGGGGAGGTGGATCTACTTAAAGGTCAGAAAGCAGATAGAGTGGATGTTACTCTACTACCAGAAGAACTAGAGCTTATGGACAATGTTTTGCCTGCGAAGTAAGCGGAACACATCCCTATTTATTAAATATACTAATGTCTCTCCTCATATGTAAAATGAAATGAAATAATGCTTTGGCTTTTATCACAGGTATGAAGAAGCGAGGGAGGAAGAAAAGCTACGGAATCAGAAAGAAGATTTCAGCAACATGGTTGCAGAGGTGCGATTCATATCTTAGTTAATCGTCCTTTATCTTTTTATTATAAAGAGTAATAACAATTTAACATGATATTTCACTTGAGCATGGCCACTAAACCAAACAAATTTAGGTTTTGCTTACATATATTTCTAACGGAATGAAATGTTGCAGAACGAGAAGAAAGGAAGCGGAAGCAGCAGGACAAGACAAAGGCGGAAATAGAAACAATCGTTTCAAATTTTAGAAGCTAGTTGCTTGCTTTGCACGTCTTAAGTTCCTAGTAGTTCGATCTTTCCAGTGTTCTATTTTATATCAACCGACTTCGAGGGAATTTTTTTCCGGTAACATTAGTCTTATGTGGTAAACATCATGCTAGACACATTATCATGCACATTCTTTTCTTTTTTACTTTAAAGTTTGTTCGGCACAACTTTTGTGTTTTATCGATGACTTGCCATGTTAGGTCGTCAAACTACATGTTTTAGTTTAAAATCTAGCCGACTCCCACGATAGAGCAGTAAGAGGCTAGTAGCGTTGGATATATAATATGGGTAAAGAAAGAACTTTCAATTAGAATTCACACTTCTCATCATTTCTTAACGAAATATTAAGATAAAGGGAAAAGAATAATCGATTGGACAATTTTTGATATTTTACTAATTTTCAGGTTTTGAGTAGAAGTGAAATTCATCCACTCCACAAACTAGTCTTTTCTGACGTATGTATATATTGGATGCAATCAAATCTAGAAAAGTTTAACTGTTCACTATCAACCGCCGACTATGATTTTTACCCAAAGACTCTAAATATTCCTTACTTGTTAGCTACTCTCCCTCCCTCTCTCTCGGTCTCCATTGTTACAGATGAATGGTGGCCCGCCATAGCCGCCCCCGCCAAGTGTAGACCCCAGTGAGGAAGCAGATGTGAACCGTTTGATCATTTATCGTCCGTTATAATAGTACTCCCTCCAGTCCATCCTTACTATCTTGTAATAAAAGTTACGAATATCATATAGATGATTAGTTGATCGAAATAATAATTTGCACGTCCTTACTCCTTAATAATATGATTTATTGCTTCATGTACTGACAGTTGGAATGAAGGATTAGTCTCGCTGCTATTGACGGTGAAGATATCCAAAAAGATCTAAAAAAAATAATATGATTTATTAGGCTATATATTTTCTTATATTAAAACAATAAAGTAATTGGAGAGTATGATTAAAAAAATTAGATAaaatatatattgattttataaaACAACACTTAAACACTACATTAAAGTGGACGGAGGagtatttttttttaacttttaccATATTATGTTCAAATTTTCCAACCTTTCTGTTGGGCTAGACTTTAGTAAATTCTATACCTTTGCATCGTTGTGTCACAATTTTAATATATTAGTAGGTATATTAAATGTAATCGAATCGATTGTTTTGTTTCCTCACGTGTAAGGATATATCGACACGTTTGTTGAACGTTGACATGCTTTACAACCAAACAGTACAAAATTTCGGATGGACAATTATTTTTCAACATGTTCTCACTAATTAAATTATACACAGTGCACTCTACTCGTATTAGTTAGTTTAATTAATCAAACCAAAAGAAAATCCCAGCTCCAACTTGGTCCAGAGAGAAGGTTAGGTCATACATAATCCTAATTAATTAAAAACAGTGTAAAACAAGATTGTTTAATTACTTTAGCATGGTGGACTAGCTAGGCACTGTGACAGAAACGGCGTCAGAAGCCTAAATCATAACATGAGATCTGTGTATTCAgctataaaagaaataaaaatgtaatttttcTTTTGatggtaaataaaaatgtaatttcAACAGCGACAATTTTATGTTATATTATACTTAAATATTACCTTATGATAAACTAGACTCTACTAAATTTGAGATATATGTTTTGTTATGATCATGATATATAGTTGTAAGGAGTGATTAGTATATTTCTTCTGAAGTTGCAAATAAAAGGTAGGTAAAAGTATTTTTGAGGAGGGAAATCCTATAGTAACTTATATTTTAACCTATATAAATTACCAGTACaattttctagattttttttttttaaacataatgccAGAGAAAACATAATGTCATCTCATATATGTGGCTGGTGAAAACATATTTGACAATATATTGACTTTTTTGCATGCCATCTCCATCAGGACTTGTTATATCAAATTATCGAATCTGAAATGAATCATGCCAATTTTAAAAGCCCTAATTCACACTGTACATGTAATAAGTATATGAAACTCCATAGCCTGCAAACAAATCTTGCATGATAATTAAATAACCGAAAATGGAAGAAATGAAAACTGAACTGTTCAATCAAGTTGAGAATGAGACCTTCAATAATAAGAAAACAAAGTTAAGCTTACCCTACATAATATTAAAACATTATATAATTAAAATTGCTATTGTAAACTCATAACATAATGCATGTTTTTATTCACATGTCCAAAGGCCCACTATAAGATCTCAAGTTCTTTACCACCTCAAACTCTCTTAACCCTACTAGTTTCCACGTGATGCCATCTGTTTATTTCTCCTCCTTAAAAATCTAAATACATAGTTTAAATGGGAAATTAAATTTCGATAGTATTATCACGATGGAAAAATATTTCGCTTATAAACCATGCAAATGAAAAATTCCAATGTAATAATTATCCTGTGGATCTAGAGCTAGAATGATTACGATGAAGAGTTGCTCAACTATAAGCTCTAAATTAATCATCATATATATTATAAGGTTAATTATATAGTCCttcaaaagaatatatatatatatattttgatgttACCTTCATAAGAATATTAAAGACCCCAAATATATATCATAAATGTGAGTCTTCGGGTCTTCcttaaaaatttttaattacagGGGTGGACTGGATTATGACTTGTGTCGTCGTtcattatatagtttaatatatataaaatatataattaagctAAAGTAGTTCTCATTGTCATAAACATGTATACTTTTTTATGCTTCATCCCATTACAACACATACATTTGAAGCACTATCAACGTCTCTGATTATCCACGTGTCACCAACCCACCTTTACCTTAGGTGTTAAGTAATATTCTCTATATGATCTTCAATATTATTTATGCAACTGGCTAGAATTATTGTTCAAGTTTCTACATGCATGTATGATTAATTATTTTTTTAGGTTATTTATGTGCATGTAATTATTGTAATGATATATCCATTAATATACATACATAACATAGGTGTgtttataatataaattaaatataaataacttaGAGATAAAGATAGTTAGACTAAATATTCTCTTCACCTTCCTAGCCATTTCCTAGTATGTAAACACGCCTTCATCTATTCTTCAAATAATATTTCTTTCATTTGGGCTTATAAGGAACAAACTCAATCTCTTCTTTGTCATTCCAAATCGATTTTTCTTGTGAAGAAAGTTTCATTTGTTGAAGAAAATTATTCAGATGGGGTTGAGTACAAAACAAGTTTCAGGTGAAGGGTTTGATTGGAACAGAAGCTTGTTGCAAGCTCAAAACATGGAGCTTCCTAAACCAGTTCCAATGAAAAGGCAATTGATGAATCAATCTGAGCCGTTGAAATGTCCAAGATGTGATTCATCAAACACAAAATTCTGTTACTACAACAATTATAACAAGTCTCAGCCTAGGCATTACTGCAAAGCATGTAAGAGGCACTGGACTAAAGGTGGCACTCTCCGGAATGTTCCAGTCGGCGGCGGCCGCAAAAACAACAAGCGTCTTAAACATCATCAAACACCACCAACACAGTGGCCGCTGCCGGTAATAGTTCTAGGATGCAAATTGGTACCAATATGGCATTCCAAAATCAGAGACCTTCGTTTGTCCTTCATGATCAGAAGAAAATATATCGAACGGCGACACTGATTCGTCCCTCCGTCGTCGACATCCTTGCCCCTGCAAGAGTGCCCCACCAATTTTTTCGATGCCAAAAACCTGCTGGGGTTCAATATTGGTTCTTTGCCTGATCAAAACCAAAACCTAATGCCATTTACTTTCAATGGTTCATCAACAAATTCATTTGAAACAAATCAATCTTCAATCTCAAGTTCTAATTTTCAAGCTTCAAATGTTTATGATCCCATTTTAACCACTACTACTACTCTCATGCCATCATCATCACCAAGTAATTGCAATACTGTCATAACACCAGCATGGCAAACTATGCAAAGTACAAGCAATATTGGAATGGACATGACAAGTTATTGGAATTGGGATGATTTAGAAAATCTCGTCTCATCGTCGTCCACTGATCTCAACATTCCATGTTGGCAAGATGCAGATGATATCAAGTAAAGTTCTGCAAAAAAATTTCAGCAGTGTCTTAAAAACATAggcttttttttaattaattatttttctAAGCTGAGATAATTTGTTGCTTGATAATTTATGTACAGACCAGGTTTGTCTTGATAATTAATTAAGACTGTAATTGAAGCTGTCTTGCTTTTTCTAGTTTCAGCTTCAAGGGGCTAAAAAAATGTTAATGGGAGGTGTCCATTTTGGTGCACAAATTGATTTCTGTATCTATAtgttttttcttactttaattattttttttcagaATGAGAGTAGGTCAGAGCTTGTTATTTTCTCATAGATTTTGAAAGCAAGAGAGGATAATATTGTGATTGATCAAGAAAATTGCAGATCGATGATGGGGTCAGCTTCCAGCTTGGATTGGCTAATAGTTAGTGGATGTGATGGAATATTCTCGGAGTGCATGAAtgttgtatgtgtgtatatatatatatatattatctaatgGGATGTGAATGTCTCTTAATAATATACTATTGAGATATGAATTTTTGTGTGACATAATTTAAGACCACTTGGTTTGAGAATCATTCTCTTTTGCTAGTCTGACACTAAATTTTGCAGGTTGTAAAGTAGTTTGTGGAATAGTTTATTTAAGGCAATTTTGAGTCTTGGAGCTATGTTGCCGGCAATGTTATCTAGGACAAATATTCTGTAGTACTGACTGGCCTATCTAAATTCTATTGCCAGTACGAATTCTCGTGTACGTTTTCTTCCAAGTTCCAAAGGACAATCTAATACAGTATTATGCATAATACTGGCCATACTATAATTTGGTCTCTCACATTTATGCATCAACTAATACAATTTACATAGGAAAAGTGGAAGTATTTTCAAACGGAGGTAGTATATTATGTTGGCAGATATCAACGGCTTTCagtaaaaaaaaagaaagaagacCAAATATACACCATTTGATAACACGAGGGACGAACACCCAACTATATAAACAAGAAGGGTTGTTGAATGAGTTCGATAAGTTAAACTTTAGGGACCAGTCAGATAACTTGACTGAGAGATAAACTGATGAAGGAAATCTATAACCAAATTATTTACTGTAGAAAAGAAATCATGTTTCGATTAAATCGGGTAGTGAACACATAAAGGACAGTGTAATGAATCATACCATATGGGATATCCCCAGTAATTGTGTTCTTAAAAGCAAAAAAGGTGCCAAAACACTAATTATGAGCTACAAATAGTACAGTGTTCATGAATCTATGACTGAGTTCATCTAGAGTGGGCCCATTCTGACACCAGTATCTCTGCTGGGCAGTAGCTGTGGATCATTCGCCTTGGAGAAGCTAACGTAGTAGAGCTCAGAGACAATGGCTGTTAAGAAGACGAAGGCAGCTCCAGCCCCAAATACACCCTTTCTCAATTGCGCACATGTCAAGGGCTTGCTGAGGTTGTCATTCAGGTAGTCTCTGTATTTAGTGTGGTATGCATTTTGCACAGAGCCAGCAAAAAGGCATATCTCAGCAATGAAGAAGAAAACCCTAAGAAAAATGTGTGGCATAGGCAGAGAAGTTAACAAGAGGAAAGTAAATACCACCAAAATCAGCAAATGTAGGAATGGAGTAGTATGAGACATTACCAGCAAGTGATGAATAGGACAACTGCACATGCCCTAGAGCCGCTAGGCCTTAAAGCTTTCCCACAGCAAAGGCATCGACTTGCTAGCATAATCAAGAGCTGACTAACCAAAAGGAACAGGAAAGAACCAGCTCCCAACCCTGATGAAATGTCTGAATCGTAAACACAGTAGCTATAGTCTTGAACTTTGGTAACTGTTGCCTGTCACAGAAAATAATGAAACAGTTTATTCATAACTGCCTCCAACGAAACACAAACCACTATTTCATAGTTCATTCTGTCTAACACATCCGGATTCGGAGAAGAAAGATTTAGAGGGCCTCTCCTGGATGTTCAGCAGTATTTAGGATTCTACACCATATAAAGAAAAAAGACCACATACAAATCAAAAGGGGCCTCTACTGGAATTGAGGATTTTCATATTCTGTGACCAAGACAAGGCAGAGGGACTTACTACGAGCAAGGATTCAAAATCCAAACCAGGAGTAGCTTTAAGAAGGACACCAGATATAGAAAAACAAAAAGATGAACAATATAATCTGGCAACTTAAACTTATTATCTGCATCCATGTTTCCGCTCTGTGGATAGCCTTGGACTACAGTAAAGAGCTGGGATCTAAGTCTTTCTTAAGTTATACGATGATGTGCACAAGTTGATTGAGCACCGACAAATGCAAGGGGCTAGATCATGGTGAAATAAAATACCGTGCCTAGTAAACTTAGTAATGTATCCTTTTATGCTTGCTTATCAAAAGACTCCATGGCCATAAACAAGATAATCGTTCAGTTTACAATATAATATGTAGCTCTAGTGTTGAAAATTGAAATAGAAGACATCTGTTGTTTCCTAGTAAATGTAAAGCATTAAATCTAGATCTTCCCCCCGTCCAGCAGTATAAAGCAATTTAGGGATTGAACGCACGCACATCAGCTGAATTGAACAACTACAGAGCCACTAATAAATTGCGACATGCGAATATCTATTGTATATGTATAAAACAACACATCGACAAATGAGAATGGAGATAGATTGAAGCCAGATCTACAATTTGTTTTTGAGTTGAGATAAATAACGTAAGCAAATCATCAACAACTCATCTGAGAAGAAACAGAAAAAGAGAGAGAGAGGAACTGACCGTGGATCTTCTTTGCTCAGCAGCAACGGCAAGTCCGAAAGCGATGAGATCAAGGACGAAAACAGTTACAATCAACAATGTCGAAgccatcttcttcttcttcgtcgTCGTCGATTCGTTCTCTTCTCCGACTCTGTATGTGTCTCTCTACTACTATTAGCAGTAGTAATACTATATGAGCGTGAGCAAGTAACCGACACAAGGAAGATAAAAAGGGTTTGTGAGTGATATAATTAAATGCTAGCATAGATCTTCTCAACTGAGAGATATCGGGTATTTTTTTATTAGATGAAATTATGTTTGACTTATTGGTATTAAAGTTTTTCGTCAAACCTGTGAAATTTGTTGACTTTTGTTTTGTCTTTCTCTCAAACTCATAGTAGACTATAGACTATTTTTGACAATCAGTAGAGTATAGACTTCATAGTAGAGTATAGACTATTTTTTGACGATCAGTAGAGTATAGACTTCATAGTAGAGTATAGACTATTTTTTGACGATCAGTAAAGTATAGACTATAGGAAATACGGTTAAATATCTTTAAATTAATAATGCGGGGATTGTCATTAAATATCGTCGGATTGTCGATTAGGACAtagcctaattaattatatatttttttc
The DNA window shown above is from Rutidosis leptorrhynchoides isolate AG116_Rl617_1_P2 unplaced genomic scaffold, CSIRO_AGI_Rlap_v1 contig173, whole genome shotgun sequence and carries:
- the LOC139881591 gene encoding dof zinc finger protein DOF2.1-like encodes the protein MGLSTKQVSGEGFDWNRSLLQAQNMELPKPVPMKRQLMNQSEPLKCPRCDSSNTKFCYYNNYNKSQPRHYCKACKRHWTKGGTLRNVPVGGGRKNNKRLKHHQTPPTQWPLPVIVLGCKLVPIWHSKIRDLRLSFMIRRKYIERRH
- the LOC139881577 gene encoding uncharacterized protein; this encodes MASTLLIVTVFVLDLIAFGLAVAAEQRRSTATVTKVQDYSYCVYDSDISSGLGAGSFLFLLVSQLLIMLASRCLCCGKALRPSGSRACAVVLFITCWVFFFIAEICLFAGSVQNAYHTKYRDYLNDNLSKPLTCAQLRKGVFGAGAAFVFLTAIVSELYYVSFSKANDPQLLPSRDTGVRMGPL